Proteins encoded by one window of Rhodohalobacter sp. 614A:
- a CDS encoding GntP family permease: protein MAVLYLVLSIVLIILLTARYKIHPFIVLFLVALFYGICVGMPFDEIITSVNEGFGNTLGGIGLLIVFGVIVGAFLEHSGGAYKIAEKVLQWTGPKRVPTAMGIIGWFVSIPVFADSGFILLSPLNKSLSKRAKITLSGSAVALALGLTASHTLVPPTPGPIAAAGILDADLGLVMLLGVPISAVALLAGLIYANKYVAKTYIDPIPEVDEIEIKKRLQKAPGAVKSSLPVFVPIILIVLQSVINMFEVAPGNVFIEILLFLGEPMIALLIGMFLAFLLPKKLERSMLSTDGWVGDALKNAASIILITGAGGIFGKVLQNSDIAAILGSALSDINLSIWLPFLIAASIKTAQGSSTVALITAASILTPMMGTLGFDTELEKAMVVIAIGAGSSVFSHANDSFFWVMTQLSGMDTKMGYRLFSLGTFVLGITAVITLFLLYLIIV, encoded by the coding sequence ATGGCTGTTCTCTACCTTGTTCTTTCTATAGTGCTGATTATTCTGTTGACGGCACGGTACAAAATACATCCATTTATTGTGTTGTTTTTGGTGGCACTTTTCTACGGAATTTGTGTCGGTATGCCGTTCGATGAAATCATCACTTCAGTAAACGAAGGCTTTGGAAATACGCTGGGCGGAATTGGCCTTTTGATCGTTTTTGGTGTGATTGTCGGTGCTTTTCTGGAACACTCCGGCGGAGCTTATAAAATTGCAGAAAAAGTATTGCAGTGGACGGGCCCAAAACGTGTCCCCACAGCAATGGGAATCATTGGCTGGTTTGTTTCAATTCCCGTATTTGCCGACAGCGGTTTCATTCTCCTTTCACCGCTGAACAAAAGTCTTTCAAAAAGGGCCAAAATTACGCTTTCCGGTTCAGCCGTGGCCCTCGCTCTTGGATTGACAGCATCCCACACACTTGTACCGCCCACTCCGGGACCGATTGCCGCCGCCGGTATTTTAGATGCCGATTTAGGACTGGTCATGTTGTTGGGTGTGCCAATCAGTGCCGTCGCATTATTGGCGGGATTGATTTATGCCAATAAATATGTAGCCAAAACCTACATCGATCCGATTCCCGAAGTGGATGAGATTGAAATTAAAAAGCGTCTTCAGAAAGCGCCCGGCGCTGTGAAATCTTCATTGCCTGTTTTTGTCCCGATAATTCTCATTGTGCTTCAGTCTGTTATTAATATGTTTGAAGTGGCTCCCGGGAATGTTTTTATAGAGATTCTTCTGTTTTTAGGTGAGCCGATGATTGCCCTCCTCATCGGAATGTTTCTCGCTTTTCTGTTACCCAAAAAGCTGGAACGAAGCATGCTTTCAACAGACGGATGGGTAGGTGATGCGCTAAAAAATGCGGCCTCTATTATTTTGATTACCGGTGCCGGTGGAATCTTCGGGAAAGTGCTTCAAAATTCAGACATTGCGGCTATACTTGGGTCCGCTCTTTCTGATATCAATCTGAGTATCTGGCTGCCGTTCCTGATTGCGGCTTCCATCAAAACTGCGCAAGGGTCATCAACCGTTGCATTAATTACTGCTGCATCTATTTTAACCCCGATGATGGGCACCCTGGGCTTCGACACGGAACTGGAAAAAGCGATGGTGGTTATTGCGATCGGAGCCGGTTCGTCTGTCTTCTCTCATGCGAACGACAGTTTTTTCTGGGTCATGACCCAACTCTCGGGTATGGATACCAAAATGGGATATCGGCTTTTCAGTTTGGGAACATTTGTTTTAGGAATAACTGCGGTAATCACATTGTTTTTATTATACTTAATCATCGTTTAA
- a CDS encoding alkaline phosphatase family protein produces the protein MIRKITFLLLFSCLSIPVFSQSNLKTENVILITLDGFRWQELYTGIDAGLMNNEEYVENQDHLKELYWAENPELRREKLMPFFWTTIAREGQLYGNRNAGNHVNVTNGLFFSYPGYNEILTGYADEKVDSNDKIWNPNKTVLEFVNEQPEFAGKVAAFASWDVFPFIINSQRSGIPVNAGFEPVEGTELTDRERFLNELISEIPSPWGTVRLDAFTHHYALEHLKTDKPRLLYVAYGETDDFAHDGDYEAYIKSANQTDRFIRQLWEFVQEEEQYRGKTTFIITTDHGRGTEPTDQWRHHGADVDGADEIWIAAIGPDTPALGELGESGQLYQNQIAKTVAELLGLNYQNKVVVGDAINTIIQNSN, from the coding sequence ATGATCAGAAAAATCACATTCCTACTTTTGTTTTCCTGTTTGAGCATTCCGGTTTTCTCTCAATCAAATCTGAAAACAGAAAACGTAATTCTCATTACACTCGATGGATTTAGATGGCAAGAACTCTACACCGGAATCGATGCGGGTTTGATGAATAATGAAGAGTATGTTGAAAATCAGGATCATCTGAAAGAACTCTATTGGGCAGAAAATCCGGAGTTGAGAAGGGAAAAACTGATGCCGTTTTTCTGGACAACCATTGCCAGAGAAGGACAATTGTATGGCAATCGAAATGCTGGGAACCATGTGAACGTAACTAACGGACTGTTTTTCTCCTATCCGGGGTATAATGAGATTCTTACCGGCTATGCGGATGAAAAAGTTGACAGCAATGATAAGATCTGGAACCCGAACAAAACGGTGTTGGAGTTTGTCAATGAACAGCCGGAATTTGCAGGAAAAGTTGCTGCTTTTGCATCATGGGATGTCTTTCCGTTTATCATCAACAGCCAAAGAAGCGGAATTCCCGTCAACGCCGGTTTTGAACCTGTTGAGGGCACAGAATTAACCGATCGCGAACGTTTTCTGAATGAATTAATCAGCGAAATTCCAAGTCCGTGGGGAACGGTTCGGCTCGATGCATTTACCCATCATTATGCACTCGAACACTTGAAAACCGACAAACCGCGGCTATTGTATGTCGCGTACGGTGAGACGGATGATTTTGCACACGATGGCGATTATGAAGCATATATCAAATCTGCGAATCAAACGGATCGGTTTATTCGGCAATTATGGGAATTTGTCCAGGAGGAAGAGCAGTATCGTGGAAAAACGACATTCATCATCACAACCGATCATGGACGTGGAACGGAACCGACAGACCAATGGCGGCATCATGGGGCGGATGTTGATGGCGCAGATGAAATTTGGATCGCCGCTATCGGTCCAGACACACCGGCACTTGGTGAACTCGGAGAGAGCGGTCAGCTTTATCAAAATCAAATTGCAAAAACGGTTGCAGAGCTTCTCGGGCTAAATTATCAAAACAAAGTGGTGGTCGGGGATGCGATTAATACAATCATACAGAATAGCAATTAA
- a CDS encoding fumarylacetoacetate hydrolase family protein has product MKIYKTKRGVVIENDASFYLLKNEDWDTFINDDHLSEKATEKISSLESIANGDDFITDKLMAPIGNQEIWASGVTYYNSKLGRQEESKEAGGGDFYARVYVADRPELFFKSTGYRCVGSGENVRIRKDSTWDVPEPELTLCITSSGKIVGYTIGNDMSSRSIEGENPLYLPQAKTYDGSAAIGPCIYVTKKPLPSDTTITLEINRNGKTVFEGSIEINQIKRDFNDLVSYLYRECSFPNGSFLMTGTGIVPGKDFTLQENDDIQITIPLIGTLVNKVTS; this is encoded by the coding sequence ATGAAAATTTATAAAACCAAAAGGGGTGTGGTTATTGAAAACGATGCATCCTTTTATCTGCTGAAAAATGAAGATTGGGATACGTTCATCAACGATGACCATCTCTCCGAAAAAGCAACAGAGAAAATTTCTTCCCTGGAATCCATTGCAAACGGTGATGATTTTATTACGGATAAACTGATGGCCCCAATCGGAAACCAGGAAATCTGGGCAAGCGGAGTAACCTATTACAACAGCAAATTGGGGCGTCAGGAAGAATCGAAAGAAGCCGGTGGCGGTGATTTTTATGCCCGGGTGTACGTGGCCGACAGGCCTGAACTTTTTTTCAAATCCACCGGGTATCGATGTGTCGGCTCCGGTGAAAACGTTAGAATTCGGAAGGATTCAACCTGGGATGTGCCGGAACCGGAACTTACATTGTGCATTACATCCAGCGGAAAAATTGTGGGGTATACTATCGGCAATGATATGAGTTCGAGGAGCATCGAAGGAGAAAATCCGCTTTATCTTCCCCAGGCAAAAACTTACGATGGTTCGGCGGCAATTGGTCCTTGCATTTACGTGACGAAAAAACCTCTTCCATCCGACACCACCATCACATTAGAAATTAACAGAAACGGCAAAACTGTTTTTGAAGGTTCAATTGAAATCAACCAAATCAAACGGGATTTTAATGACCTTGTGTCGTATCTCTATCGTGAATGTTCATTTCCGAATGGCAGTTTTTTAATGACCGGCACCGGGATTGTCCCCGGCAAAGATTTTACGCTGCAAGAGAATGATGACATTCAAATTACTATTCCACTCATAGGAACCTTAGTCAATAAAGTTACATCTTAA
- a CDS encoding aldehyde dehydrogenase (NADP(+)), with product MKLTGENFIGNKRSSQGNERFQAVNPATKELLEPLFPEATQNEVNEAVERAADTFTEYSKKSGEEKAEFLETIGDEIMALGDNLIERCMKESGLPEGRLTGERGRTVSQLKLFADVVREGSWVDARIDTGEPDVRSMRKALGPVGVFGASNFPLAFSVAGGDTASALAAGCPIVVKAHPSHPGTCEWVAKAIQIAVEKTGMPEGVFSMVHGTSHEVGLAIVRHPKIKAVGFTGSYGGGKALFDEANKRAEPIPVYAEMGSTNPVFILPGALKERKEKIAEDLAGSVSLGVGQFCTNPGLVFHEDSNDAKSFQTELTNHVEEISAGVMLNEGIKKNYQSGLSKLSGIQGIEVLAKGKDDENGFRGSAAVLKAPASVYFENQDVEEEVFGPSTVLISSSGKEEILNAAKKLRGHLTATIHGTEKDLTEYSELIEVLEQKVGRIIFNGYPTGVRVCYAMIHGGPFPATTDSRTTSVGTKAIERFSRPVCYQDLPSTALPDELKDDNPLEIWRLVDGEFLKNSVR from the coding sequence ATGAAGTTAACCGGAGAAAATTTTATCGGTAATAAGCGATCCAGTCAGGGCAATGAACGGTTTCAGGCTGTGAATCCTGCCACAAAAGAATTGTTAGAACCTCTTTTCCCTGAAGCAACACAAAATGAAGTGAACGAAGCCGTTGAACGTGCGGCTGATACTTTCACGGAATACAGCAAAAAAAGTGGAGAGGAAAAGGCAGAGTTTCTTGAAACCATCGGGGACGAGATTATGGCTTTGGGTGATAATTTGATTGAACGATGTATGAAAGAATCCGGTCTGCCGGAAGGTAGACTGACCGGCGAACGCGGTCGGACCGTCAGCCAGCTAAAACTATTTGCCGATGTAGTTCGGGAAGGTTCCTGGGTGGATGCCCGCATTGATACCGGGGAACCGGATGTGCGAAGCATGCGAAAAGCGTTGGGACCCGTCGGCGTATTTGGTGCCAGTAATTTTCCTCTCGCATTTTCTGTAGCGGGCGGCGATACCGCTTCGGCTTTAGCGGCGGGCTGCCCGATTGTTGTAAAGGCACATCCTTCGCATCCCGGAACCTGTGAATGGGTTGCCAAGGCCATTCAAATTGCTGTGGAAAAAACGGGAATGCCGGAAGGTGTTTTCTCAATGGTGCATGGAACATCGCATGAAGTTGGCCTGGCAATTGTCCGCCATCCGAAGATCAAAGCGGTTGGATTTACAGGATCATACGGCGGAGGTAAAGCTCTTTTTGATGAAGCCAATAAACGCGCTGAACCTATTCCTGTTTACGCAGAAATGGGAAGTACAAATCCCGTTTTTATTTTGCCCGGCGCATTAAAAGAGCGTAAAGAGAAAATTGCGGAAGACTTGGCCGGTTCCGTTTCGCTGGGAGTCGGACAGTTTTGTACCAATCCCGGATTGGTTTTTCATGAGGACTCCAATGATGCAAAATCCTTTCAAACGGAGTTGACAAATCACGTAGAAGAGATTTCAGCGGGAGTGATGCTGAATGAAGGAATCAAAAAGAACTATCAATCCGGCCTGTCAAAGCTTTCCGGGATTCAGGGAATTGAAGTGCTTGCGAAAGGGAAGGATGATGAAAATGGATTCCGGGGATCGGCGGCTGTTTTAAAGGCTCCGGCATCCGTCTATTTTGAAAACCAGGATGTGGAGGAAGAAGTTTTTGGGCCATCAACCGTTCTGATTTCATCATCCGGTAAAGAAGAAATACTGAATGCTGCGAAGAAATTAAGAGGCCATTTGACGGCGACCATTCACGGAACCGAAAAAGATCTCACAGAGTATTCCGAACTCATTGAAGTCCTTGAACAAAAAGTCGGACGAATCATTTTTAACGGATATCCAACAGGTGTTCGGGTTTGCTACGCCATGATCCACGGCGGACCATTTCCCGCCACAACCGACAGTAGAACAACCTCGGTTGGCACGAAAGCTATAGAACGTTTCTCAAGGCCGGTTTGCTACCAGGATTTACCAAGCACAGCTCTTCCTGATGAATTAAAGGATGATAATCCTTTGGAAATTTGGAGGTTGGTGGATGGAGAGTTTTTGAAGAATTCTGTAAGATAG